The sequence below is a genomic window from Bacillota bacterium.
ACGGACTTTCCAACATATATTTAATTGATAATATTATATTATTTAAGAAAACAACTTTAAAATTTTGGGGACTGGGCTTTGCAAAAGCTAAAAATTCCGTTATTATCCTGTTTACTTCCGAAGTAATATCATCGACTCTTTTTATTGTGTTTTTTACGTAATCATTATCTGTTTTAAGGTAGATTAACTGGCAATAACCCTTTATTGATGCCAACATATTTTTTGTTTCATGGACAATTCCGGAACCAAGCTGGCCAATTATGGCAAGCTTTTCTTGATGCTGTATATTTTGCTGCTCCTGTTTTAATAAGGTAATATCTGACCCTGTTATAATATAACCGTTATTTTTACCTTCTATGTCTTTAACAGAAGTGAATTGAAACACAAGATGCTTTTTTGTCCCATCTACAGAATTTATTGTTACCTCACGGGTTTTAAAACAACCATTTATATATTTTCTGCTTATGGATGTTGTCTTGTTAAACCTTAAATTCAAAATTTTACAAAGTTCTTTTGTTGTCATGCCTATAGCATTATTTGGTTTTATTCCCGTTACTTCCTGAAATAACCTGTTACATGAAATAATTCTGTTGTTTTTATCAACCATAACTACAAAGCTATCAATAGAATTTAGAATATGGGTTGTTTGTAATTTAACCTTTTCAATTTCTAGTGAATTATCATCACTTGACAACATCAGCAAAAAATTATTGTTATTGAGGCTGTAATATTTGACTGATAATATAATTTTTTCGCCATTACGGTTAATAATACTTATTATATCAGTTTTTTTCGATGCTAGCTTTGTATAAATATTTTCCATATTTATTAAAGGTATAATTGGGATTAGGTTAATATCGGTAATTTTGAATCTCTGAACTATAGATTCAATATGTAACCCATGAATCTCTTCCGATTTGTAACCAATTATCTTTTCTAGCCCTTTATTTATAAATATTAATCTAAAGTCTTTATTAAAAAGTGCTATACCTGAAGGGTATATATTTAAGATATCTTTAATATGTTCCTCATGTTCCTCGAGGGGTTCATCAAGGTTATTGTTAATATTTTTAAATTTATCTGCTGAAATTCCTTTAAAGAAATAAAAATAAGAAATGGTTTTTAGCACATATCCCAACATATAGAAATATGGGATAGAAAATATTTCAAGGGAAATACAGATTTCATTGGCTACAGAAGCCAAAAGGCCTGAAAAAATATACTTATAATAGGGCAGTTCTTTATATTTAGAATTTCTCATTACTGTATAAATGCAAGGTAATAATAAAAATATAATAATAATATTTATTATTATATACGTTATGATATTGATTTTTTTCCCTGGAGTTTCATAAGAGGTAGCTAAACCGCTAAAAATTGCCGGAAAAATATAGACAGAAGATGATATTGAAATTGAAACAAATATTGTTATAAACAAAAGGGTCAACTTATTAAATTTATAGGGTATAATACCTGTAAAACTTATAAATAATAATGAGGCTTTAGCTAATCTTCCAGTTATTTTGTAAATTGATGCCAAGTCTACGTATTTAGTATATAAAGTAGATATAAGATTTGGTTCAAAGTAGAAATATAAAAACAATATACTATTAAAAATGATAATAAGTGAGCCAATACCAATACTATTTATTTCCTGATTATTTGTTGGGTAAGTATACCATACCAAGAAAAATATTGTTGTCAATAAACCTGTACAAAGAATTTCCGATGCTAGTGTATAAAACTTAATAATATTAAATTGAAGTGTTAATAAACTTAGGATGAGGGCACATAATGTACAACCTATAAGAATTAATAGATAGTTTACAACTATTTTATCCGGTGTAATGTTGGGTAATAAATTTCTTTTTGTATTTATTTGCAACAAATAAAACACCAGCCTTTAGTAAAACTTATATGAAAATATAAGTTTGTATGAATTAGAGGGATTACATAGAAATTATATTGTAAAATCAAGGAAAATACAAGGTTTTTCGTAGAACAAATTATGTAATATTCCGAGGGGATTTGACAATGTTAACGCTTTTTAAACGCTAAATAAATGGAGTTAAAAATATTTCCATATATTACCTTGTGTATTGACTTTTATATACATAGGTGGTAACATATACATTACCCTAATATTATTATGTTCATCTATTAGAAAATTTATATATTTTTTGGAAAGGTATGGTTTTAGTGGAGGCAGAGATGATTACCCAATTTTGTAAAACCATTTTAAAGTTATTACTCAATAAATATAGGGATGGAGGTATTACTAAAGAAACTTTAAAGAAGAATGTAGACTTAAAAGTAAATTATTTACTTGCCCATAATAAAGAGAATCCGGATGTAAAAGCTTTAATTGATGAAATATTAAAAGAGTGTATGTAAGCCAAAGCTTTCAACCGTTAACTATTCAATATTATTTTTATTAAATCATTTCCATTATTCTTGGTAGTAAATTCTTTGTTTTCCGACAATGGGCGCATTTTTTATATATGACCCATATAATGACAGAAACATTGCGGAAGGTCTCGTAGAGCCTGTTAATCCGACGAGGGATAAGCAAATCAACTGTATGAGCAAAATAATTACATTGATGTGCTAT
It includes:
- a CDS encoding PAS domain S-box protein, encoding MTTIFFLVWYTYPTNNQEINSIGIGSLIIIFNSILFLYFYFEPNLISTLYTKYVDLASIYKITGRLAKASLLFISFTGIIPYKFNKLTLLFITIFVSISISSSVYIFPAIFSGLATSYETPGKKINIITYIIINIIIIFLLLPCIYTVMRNSKYKELPYYKYIFSGLLASVANEICISLEIFSIPYFYMLGYVLKTISYFYFFKGISADKFKNINNNLDEPLEEHEEHIKDILNIYPSGIALFNKDFRLIFINKGLEKIIGYKSEEIHGLHIESIVQRFKITDINLIPIIPLINMENIYTKLASKKTDIISIINRNGEKIILSVKYYSLNNNNFLLMLSSDDNSLEIEKVKLQTTHILNSIDSFVVMVDKNNRIISCNRLFQEVTGIKPNNAIGMTTKELCKILNLRFNKTTSISRKYINGCFKTREVTINSVDGTKKHLVFQFTSVKDIEGKNNGYIITGSDITLLKQEQQNIQHQEKLAIIGQLGSGIVHETKNMLASIKGYCQLIYLKTDNDYVKNTIKRVDDITSEVNRIITEFLAFAKPSPQNFKVVFLNNIILSIKYMLESPSFINGVKVEFNLTEYEKPIYADELQIKQVILNMAKNAIEAMADTESPLLVISTSISDSCKEMVFTISDNGKGLSKEDLSKLGTPFYTTKECGTGLGLNTCYRIIEEHNGKIVVESELDKGTKFTIFLPCKSIHKEQEASYRLFPEKST